One region of Zingiber officinale cultivar Zhangliang chromosome 7B, Zo_v1.1, whole genome shotgun sequence genomic DNA includes:
- the LOC122003682 gene encoding protein SPEAR1-like isoform X2, with the protein MLGLGCGRSNESSRRRGKKNGSEKRKQPQRGLGVAQLEKIILQNQMRGDLHKDSGSRLQTGYPSSPPSTTSSSSMFDPCSSVMIGFGENAEIGTAYNTFNSSSFLNQGELPTLSLFERTTQIVSNNHDRSFCTRHNSRDVQEIDLELRL; encoded by the exons ATGCTTGGATTAGGCTGTGGAAGGAGTAATGAATCCtcaaggaggagagggaagaagaaTGGTTCGGAGAAGCGAAAACAGCCGCAAAGAGGACTTGGGGTGgctcagttggagaagatcatatTGCAGAATCAGATGAGGGGTGATCTCCACAAG GATTCTGGCAGCAGACTACAAACAGGGTATCCTTCATCTCCCCCTTCTACCACTTCATCTTCTTCGATGTTTGATCCCTGTTCTAGTGTCATG ATTGGGTTTGGAGAGAACGCAGAGATTGGCACAGCATATAATACATTTAATTCCAGTTCCTTTCTTAATCAAGGGGAGCTGCCAACGCTATCTCTCTTTGAACGGACCACACAG ATCGTGAGCAACAATCATGATAGGTCCTTTTGTACGAGGCACAACTCCCGTGATGTGCAAGAAATTGATTTGGAGCTTAGATTATGA
- the LOC122003682 gene encoding protein SPEAR1-like isoform X1: protein MLGLGCGRSNESSRRRGKKNGSEKRKQPQRGLGVAQLEKIILQNQMRGDLHKQDSGSRLQTGYPSSPPSTTSSSSMFDPCSSVMIGFGENAEIGTAYNTFNSSSFLNQGELPTLSLFERTTQIVSNNHDRSFCTRHNSRDVQEIDLELRL from the exons ATGCTTGGATTAGGCTGTGGAAGGAGTAATGAATCCtcaaggaggagagggaagaagaaTGGTTCGGAGAAGCGAAAACAGCCGCAAAGAGGACTTGGGGTGgctcagttggagaagatcatatTGCAGAATCAGATGAGGGGTGATCTCCACAAG CAGGATTCTGGCAGCAGACTACAAACAGGGTATCCTTCATCTCCCCCTTCTACCACTTCATCTTCTTCGATGTTTGATCCCTGTTCTAGTGTCATG ATTGGGTTTGGAGAGAACGCAGAGATTGGCACAGCATATAATACATTTAATTCCAGTTCCTTTCTTAATCAAGGGGAGCTGCCAACGCTATCTCTCTTTGAACGGACCACACAG ATCGTGAGCAACAATCATGATAGGTCCTTTTGTACGAGGCACAACTCCCGTGATGTGCAAGAAATTGATTTGGAGCTTAGATTATGA